The Synchiropus splendidus isolate RoL2022-P1 chromosome 1, RoL_Sspl_1.0, whole genome shotgun sequence genome includes a window with the following:
- the LOC128766870 gene encoding thymosin beta-12: protein MSDKPDISEVTNFDKSKLKKTETQEKNPLPTKETIEQEKAATS, encoded by the exons ATGAGCGACAAGCCCGACATCTCTGAGGTGACCAACTTTGACAAGAGCAAGCTGAAGAAGACGGAGACTCAGGAGAAGAACCCCCTGCCGACAAAAGAAA CCATCGAACAGGAGAAGGCGGCGACGTCGTGA